TAAGATTGAATTATAATAAAACCACTATACTATAAAGAAAGATAACAATTTTATGCGAGAATTACTGTCTAAAAAAAGTCACAGACAATTAGAATTATTAGAAATACTATTTGAAAATAAGCGCTGGTTTCACATTTCTGAACTAGCTGAATTATTGAATTCTACAGAGCGTTCAGTAAAAGATGATTTATCCCATGTCAGATCTTCTTTTCCTGACTTGATATTTCATTCTTCAACAAATGGTATACGTATTATTAATACCGATGATAGTGATATTGAGATGGCCTATCATCATTTTTTTAAGCATTCAACTCATTTTTCAATTTTAGAATTTGTTTTTTTTAATGAAGGATATGATGCTGAGAGTATTTGCAAAGAGTTTTATATCAGTTCTTCCTCTCTTTACCGTATCATTAGTCATATTAATAAAATTATTAAGAAACAATATCATTTTGAAATTAGCCTCAATCCTGTTCGAATTACTGGAAATGAGATAGATATTCGTTACTTTTTTGCCCAATATTTTTCAGAAAAATATTATTTTCTTGAATGGCCATTTGAAGATTTTTCACCAGATCCGCTCTCTCAATTATTGGAACTAGTTTATAAAGCAACATCTTTCCCGATGAATTTATCAACTCACAGAATGTTAAAGTTGCTCTTAGTTACGAATTTATATCGAATCAAGTTTGGTCATTTCCTGGAAGTTGAGAAAGATTCTTTTAATAATCAATTGTTGGAATTTTTAATGCAGGAAGATGAAATGGAAGATATTGTCAAAAAATTTGAAACAGAATACAATATCTCTTTAACAAAAGAAGTAATAGGTCAATTGTTTGTATCTTATTTTCAAAAAATGTTTTTCATAGACGAAAAAGTATTTCTGAAGTATACAAAAACGGACATCTACGTAAAGAAATCATATCATTTGTTGGGGGATTTAGTTGATCAGGTATCAAAAGAGTATAATATTAAAGTAGACAATAAGGATAATCTTATTTGGCATCTTCATAATACGGCACATCTTCATCGCCAAGAATTATCTACAGAGTTTATCCTATTTGATCAAAAAGGCAATACAATCAAGAACTTTCAAAATATTTTTCCTCGATTTGTTTCCGATTTAAAAGAAGGGATTCTGCATTACTTACAGACTTTGGATATTGATAGTAGTTCAATGAAAGTCAATCATTTGGCCTATACGTTTATCACCCATAGCAAACACCTAGTGCTAAATCTTTTACAAAATCAACCCAAATTAAAAGTTTTGGTTATGAGTAATTTTGATCAGTATCATGCAAAATCAGTAGCGGAAACTCTTTCTTATTATTGTAGTAACAATTTTGAACTTGAAGTTTGGAATGAATTAGAATTATCCATTGATTCTTTAAAAGAATCACCGTATGATATTATTATTTCTAATTTTATTATTCCTCCTATTGAAAATAAGAGACTGATTTATTGCAATAATATTAATACAGTCGCTCTAATCTCCTTACTTAACGCGATGATGTTTATTCGATTAGACGATTAACTTTGATTATTCTTATAACAAATTAATATCCTCCGGCTAAGTGAAGCGGAGAATGCGGCTTAAAACATAGTAAAAAAACGAATGAGGTCAACATTTTTATTTTTAATTCTCTTTTCCGTTTTGTTTAGTTTGGTCTAAAGAGATATCTAAAGACTTTTTCACTTTTGAGGTATAAAAAAATTGAGAAACATTGATAACTCAACATTTCATTACACTTTCAATTTCACGGAACAAATACGGAACAATACGCACAAAAAGCCTTGGTTTTCCAAGGCTTTTTGCGTAAAAAAAATGCCCCCTACAGGGCTCGAACCTGTGACCCATAGATTAAGAGTCTACTGCTCTACCAACTGAGCTAAGGAGGCATTTGTACTTAAGGTACTTAATCAGTATACTACCATCCCCATTGTAAATCAAGGGGATTTTCCAAAGAAATTCGTATTTCATCAGACAACCGTTTATCAAAACAGCCCTCTAAATTTTCATTAGAGGGCTTTTCTTATTCTAATCCCAGACTCACTTTCAGTCCTTCGTTAATGGTGTTCATAAAATCCGCATCCACTTGCGTAATTTTCTCAAGAATTCGAGCCTTATCAATCGTACGCAATTGTTCAAGTAAGACAACAGAGTCCCGTTCGAACCCAAATTGATCTTTTTTGATTTCAATATGCGTTGGAATGTTAGCTTTTGTATTCTTTGCTGTGATTGCTGCCACAATAACAGTTGTGCTAAAGTGATTCCCAACATCATTTTGAATAATGAGAACGGGGCGTTTTCCTCCCTGCTCACTACCAATCACTGGAGACAAATCCGCTAAAAAGACATCTCCTCTTAAAATTTTATCAACCATTGATATACTCCCTTTTCACACGATCAGAGATCATACAAATGACTTCATAAGCAATTGTATCTGCACGTTTAGCTAATTCAATTGCTGTAATTTCCTCTTCTTTGTTTTTTCCTAGAAGAGTCACCTTTGTGCCGACAGGATATTCATGAGGCAGTCGAACCATACATTGATCCATACACACTCTTCCAATAATAGGACAGCGAACACCATCTACAATGACCTCTCCTTTATTGTAGGCACGTATATACCCATCTGCATATCCTATTGGTAAAGTAGCCACCCATTGAGGCTCTTTAGCTTTATAGGTGGCACCGTAGCTCACCGTATCCCCTATTTCCAATTTCTTCACCTTGACCATCTCGGTTTCCCATTGCAGGGCTGGGGTTAGAAGTTCTTCATCTTCAACGCATAAGTCTCCATTAGAAGGATTAATGCCATACAAGCCGATGCCATAACGAATAATATCACTATCTCCGGCACTATGCCAAATTGCATAAGCCGAATTCGAGCAATGAATGTGAGGAGGTCTTTCTTCCAACTCTCCAATCATACCATTGAATTTTTCTTCTTGTTTTGTTAAATGTGCGGTGTCTTCTTCATCTGCTGTTGCAAAATGGGTAAACATTGCTTCGAACTCGAATGGTCCGTTTCGTAAAACAGCCTCAACTTCCGTTAATTCTTTTTCGTTAACGACGCCAATACGACCCATTCCCGAATCTACAGCAACATGTACTTTTAAGGGTATCTCCTTTAATAGTGGCGCAGCTTGCAGGAGCCATTCTACAGAGTCGACCGCAGCAGTAATGTGATTACTTGCTAATAGTGGCGCATCTTCAACTCGGCTTAATCCAAGTATTAAGACAGGTTCCATAATTCCTGCTTCTCTTAAAGCCAAAGCCTCATCTACATTTGCGACACAAAATCCCTGAACCCCTGCTTCTAAAGCAGCCTTAGCAACAGGAATCATACCATGCCCATATGCATTTGCCTTTACAACTGCATAGACTTGTTTGGAGGGGTTTAATTTAGACTTTAGTTTAGAAATATTCTGTTTAATAATTGATAAATCCACTACAACTCTCGTGTTTCGATGGATCGCTTCTAACATGATGATTCATTCCTTTTTTTAATTGGATTCAAGTACGACAACGGCATAGGCATCATGACTCGTATGCGTAATCGATATCCACGTTTGATGAGAATAGCGTTCACATACAAGAACTGGTTTTCCTGTGGCATCATTCAATACTTCAATATCTTGAAATGAAACATGCTGTCCAATTCCAGTCCCAAGTGCTTTAGCATAAGCTTCTTTAGCTGCAAATCGTCCCGCAAGGAATTCCACTTTCCGTTTAAAAGGGAGCGTATGATATTTTTCCAACTCTTTTGGTGTTAACACTTTTCCCAAAAAAGATTTAGGTTCTGCTACGATTTTTTCAATGCGTGACAATTCTACCGCGTCCATACCAAGTCCCTTAATCGCCATCCGTTTGTCGTCTCCTTCATTATGATTCATTCCTATATTTTAACAAATTTACCATCATTTGTCAGAAATTTGAACAATTCCTAAGAATTCCATAACCCTGACCACAAGACCACTTCACCGGTTTTAAGAGAAGACTGTACATCAATAATGCGCTGATTACTGCTTCCCCTAAATTGCAAGGTCAAATCTTTTTTAGCGAGTTCAAATCGTCCATCCACCAAAATATCAATCAAGCTTAATAATTCTAACTTATCTTCTGTTTCTTGCATCAGCTCTTCCCAAGTATATCCTGTCCAAGACCAAATATCCTTGGTATTTCCATAAGCTTTCCGTAACGCTTTGACTAAAGACAGACAAACGCCTGTATTCAAAAAAGGTTCTCCACCTAGAAGCGTCAACCCTTGGCAATAAGAAGCTCCAACATCTGAAACAATTTGCTCTTCTAACTCTTTCGTATATTGTATTCCGTAATTAAAATTTTGAGCGATTACATTATAGCAGCCTTCACAGGCAAAGAGGCAGCCACTCACATACAGTGAACAGCGTACCCCTTCCCCATCTACAAAATTATACGGTTTGTAACTGGCAATTTTTCCTTTAGAATATTGCTCACTCGTCCACTCCTTTGGTTTTGGATTATTCATCCTCCATCACTCCTAAAGCGTAACGTTCTTTCAGTTTCGGCATATGTTTTACACGAGAAGAAATTTCCACATGACGTCCATGAACCATTGGACGCGCTTGAGGGTTTCCAAGGTATCCGCAAGTTCGTTTTACGACATCACACGTTTGTGGATCATGGTTTTTACATTGCGGACATTCAAATCCTTTAGCAGTTGGCGTAAATTCACCATCGTATCCACATTTATAACAATGATCAATTGGAGTATTCGTTCCAAGATATCCCACTCTATCATATGCATAGTCCCATACGGCTTCTAAAGCTTTTGGATTTTGTCGAAGAACAGGATACTCACAGTAGTGAATAAATCCGCCCGAAGAAAATACTGGATAATCTTTTTCAAAATCAATTTTTTCAAATGGTGTTGGATTTTTACGTACATCGTAATGGAAGCTATTCGTATAATACTCTTTCTCCGTAATATCCGGTACCAAACCAAATTTTTCGATATCGAGTTTGCAGAAACGATCAGTCAAGCTTTCACTTGGAGTCGCATAAACACTGAAATGATAACCGTATTCGTCACCCCATGCATCCGTATGCGCCTTCAACGCTTTTACAATCTCTAGAGTAAATTCCTTCGCCTCTGGGTTTGTTTCCCAGTTTGGACCAAAGAATGCTGTTGCCGCTTCATAAAGTCCAATATATCCTAAAGAAACAGTTGCACGACGATTTCTAAAGAGAAGATCCACTTCTTCCCCATCCTTCAACCGTTGTCCAAACGCTCCATAATGATACAACACAGGCGCATTATCTCTTTGCGCTTCCTTACAGCGTTCAACGCGGTACGTTAATGCATCCTTACAAATTGCTAGTTTCTCTTCGAAAATTTCCCAGAATTTATCAATTGAGCCTTCCGCTTCTAGCGCAATTCGAGGAATATTCAAAGTAACAACCCCTAAATTCATTCGACCATCGTTCACTTCTTGCCCATTTTCATCCTTCCATCCTTGTAAGAACGAACGGCATCCCATCGGCACTTTAAAACTACCGGTTAATCGAACGATTTGATCATAGTTTAATACATCTGGATACATTCTTTTTGTTGCACATTCTAATGCTAACTGTTTTACATCATAGTTTGGATCGGTTTCTTCTAAGTTCACTCCACGTTTTAGCGTGAATACTAATTTAGGGAAAATTGCTGTTCTCTTTTCTTTGCCAATCCCTTCCATTCTCACTTGCAGGATTGCTTTTTGAATACAACGTTCAAAGCGACTCGTTCCAAGTCCAAATCCCAAAGTTGTAAAAGGGGTTTGGCCTTGAGAAGTATAGAGTGTATTGATTTCATATTCTAATGACTGCATCGCATCATAAATATCTTTTTCCGTTTTTTTCATTGCAAAAGCTTCTTGACGGTCCGCTCCATCAATCCAATCTTTTGCATCTGCCAAATGTTTTTGATAGTTTAATTCCGCATAAGGGGCCAATAATTCATCAACACGATTGGCTGAACATCCTCCATATTGGCTACTTGCGACATTCGCAATGATTTGAGCCATTTGAGCAGTTGCTGTTTGAATCGATTTTGGAGATTCTACCTCGGCATTTCCAATCTTGAATCCAAGTCCTAACATATGTTCAAAATCAATTAAGCAACAATTGGTCAGTGGCATATATGGATGATAGTCTAAATCATGATAATGAATATCCCCTTTTAAATGCGCATTGGCAACATGAGGGGGTAATAGTTTTAAACCAATAATTTTTCCAACTGTACCCGCCGTTAGATCCCTTTGCGTATTAAAAACTTTACTATCCTTATTCGCATTTTCATTAACCACACTTGCATCTTTATTCGTTAATCGAGATAGTGCCCATTGGAAATCCAGTTGATTTTTTCTACGTAAATCACGATCCACTCTGTATGAAATATATGCTTGTGCTAATTCAGATTCCCCATCTTCAATTAAAAAATGTTCAATAATACTTTGAATTTCATAAATTTGAATAGTCTCACTAAATCTTCTAGAAATTTCTTGGAGAACTTCGTCTACGATTCGATTCAATTCCGCTTCTCTTTTAGCATCCATCTCTCCATTTAACTCTGTCTCTGCTTTAAAGATTGCTCGTTCGATTTTCTCCTTTTGAAATTCAACTTCCCGACCATCTCTTTTAGTGACTAATAAGGTCTTCAATTCTTGTACACACATCACAATCCCTCCTCAAAACTCTCGAATCTATTTTATCATGCTGAATTTAAAAATCAACCCCTAAAACACAATATATTGTGTTTTGAATCGTTATAATTTATATATATAGTTTTTAATGGTGCAAAAAAACCTCTTCAGTTCTCTTCTGAAGAGGCTTTGTTTTTATTTCATATTTTGGACGGCTTGAACCATTTGGTCCCAACTATTTTCCATATCTTGTACTAATTTTAATTGTGTACGTGCTCGGTCCAGATTTTGTCCTGGACGACTGGTTTGGTAGTAGACATCGCCATTGATGTAGTCCGTCAAGAAACGAATCCCTTGTTCTAACGTGATTACACGTGCCCCCCAAGGTAAGTATTCGAGTTCAGCTTCGGTTAAGATTCCGCTTGTTCCTTCGATAAAGCCTTTCACATATGTTTCGTATAAGTCGAAATCAAAGTTCACTTTTGATAAATCCGGTTCGTCCTCGGCACAATCGTTCGCTCCAAAACGAATAGAATCCCCAAAATCAAATAATACTAACCCTGGCATTACGGTATCTAAATCCACAATACATAGTGGCTCTTTCGTTTGGCTATCGAACATAATATTATTTAATTTTGTATCATTATGCGTTACTCGAAGTGGCAATACGCCTTCATCTAACAAATCATATAGTAAGAAGCAATCAGCCTTACGACTTTGGATAAAGTCGATCTCTGCTTGAACCTCTTTTACTCTTCCTATACGATCTTCTCGGATTGCTTCTTCTAATTGGCGATAACGATTTCGAGTATCGTGGAATTGTGGAATCACTTCTACTAACTGGCTTGCATCGAAGTCATTTAAATCATAAGCAAATCGTCCAAATGCTTTTGCAGTAATATAAAATTGTTGCGGATTTTCTACTTTATCTAATGAATAACTGTTTTCCACTGAATCATAAATTCGCCAGTAAGATCCATTATCCAAGTTTGCCGTTAAATGCCCCTCTTTGGTGCGAATTACACGTAGCGTTTCACGAGAAGCGTCGCGTCCTTCTGCTTCATATTTTTCACGCAGATAGCTTGTTACTTTCTCGATATTTTCCATTAATCCACGTACATTTGGAAAAATATGATGATTAATCGCTTGCAATACATATTGCTTTTCTTTATTTTCTTGTGTATGAGTGATTTGATAAGTTTTGTTAATTAATCCATTCCCTAAAGGCTGAATATCAACTAGCTCCCCTGGTAGTTCATAATATTCATACGCCACTTTGGCATCCTTTAATGGATTTTCTACTACTGTCATTCCTTTTTCTCCTTTAGCAATTTACAAATAATACATTCCCATTGTACCGCTTCCAAGAGTAAAAAGGAAGATATAACGCGAAAAAACTTCGATGATTGAAAAGCATTTACAGTTCAAATTAAGTAGGGGGATTAAACTTGTTTTTCCCCTGGAATGTTCATTTAAAAAGGGAGAAAGACCAAGTGCGTTTAAACTCCCCTGGCCTTACTCCCAAAAGAAACCTGTTAACTTAGATTTCTTTTTTCTATAAATTGGTCAATGATTAATGACTAACTTCTTTCCCAGCAATACGTCCAAAAGTGATAATATCCGTAATCGCATTTCCTCCAAGACGGTTCTTCCCTTGGATAACCCCTGTTAATTCACCAGCAGCATATAGCCCTGGGATTGCTTCTCCTTTATCATTCAATACTTCTGCTTTTTCATTAATCACTAATCCACCCATTGTATGGTGAACAGAAGGAACGGCTTTTTGAATGTAGTAAGGACCTTCTTCAAGAGATACTAAACCACCACGGTGATGGAAATCTTTGTCATCTTTATTTTTCGCATATTCATTAACTTTTGCGATGGTTTCTTTCAAGTTATTGATATCGATATCGAAGAATTTTGCAGCTTCTTCAATCGTATCAGCTTTCACTAACAAGCCTTCACGAATCAACTCATCATACTCTGCTTTATGCGCTTCTTTTGTTTTCGAAATCGCATCAATCTTATCGTTCCAGATTTGGTAAGTGTATCCACCTGTTTGCGCTAAAATCGCCTTCGAAATAACGTCACGACGGTCTAATTCTTCTACAAATCGTTTTCCTTCTTGGTTCACAAGTATCGCTCCGTCAAAACGTGTATCTGCCAAAAGGGAAATCATACCTGTCTTTGGATTTGCGATTGGGTATGTTTGGATATATTCCATGTTTTTTAATACCGCTCCTGCTTTTTGAGCCATTACAATCCCATCCCCAGTAGTACCAACTGTATCTGTAGATTTATAGCGTTCGTCATATTCCTTGTTGTATTGTTTACGCATTTCAACATTTGAACCAAACCCACCTGTTGTTAATACCACTCCATTAGTTGCTAGGAATGTCACTTCTTTTTTAGTCTTGTCAGTTGCTTTCACTCCTGTCACACGACCGTTTGCATCTTGAATTAATTCCTCTGCTTTTACGTTCAAGAAGATTTTAACGCCAAGTTCTTCTGCTTTTGCTTTTAATTTAGACACTAGTTCTGCACCAGTATGTCCCTTAGGAATCAATGCACGTTTAAATGAATGTCCACCGAATTGGAATAATTGGTCTGATAAGAACTCAACATGAACA
This Granulicatella adiacens ATCC 49175 DNA region includes the following protein-coding sequences:
- the nrdG gene encoding anaerobic ribonucleoside-triphosphate reductase activating protein, translating into MNNPKPKEWTSEQYSKGKIASYKPYNFVDGEGVRCSLYVSGCLFACEGCYNVIAQNFNYGIQYTKELEEQIVSDVGASYCQGLTLLGGEPFLNTGVCLSLVKALRKAYGNTKDIWSWTGYTWEELMQETEDKLELLSLIDILVDGRFELAKKDLTLQFRGSSNQRIIDVQSSLKTGEVVLWSGLWNS
- the nrdD gene encoding anaerobic ribonucleoside-triphosphate reductase, with translation MCVQELKTLLVTKRDGREVEFQKEKIERAIFKAETELNGEMDAKREAELNRIVDEVLQEISRRFSETIQIYEIQSIIEHFLIEDGESELAQAYISYRVDRDLRRKNQLDFQWALSRLTNKDASVVNENANKDSKVFNTQRDLTAGTVGKIIGLKLLPPHVANAHLKGDIHYHDLDYHPYMPLTNCCLIDFEHMLGLGFKIGNAEVESPKSIQTATAQMAQIIANVASSQYGGCSANRVDELLAPYAELNYQKHLADAKDWIDGADRQEAFAMKKTEKDIYDAMQSLEYEINTLYTSQGQTPFTTLGFGLGTSRFERCIQKAILQVRMEGIGKEKRTAIFPKLVFTLKRGVNLEETDPNYDVKQLALECATKRMYPDVLNYDQIVRLTGSFKVPMGCRSFLQGWKDENGQEVNDGRMNLGVVTLNIPRIALEAEGSIDKFWEIFEEKLAICKDALTYRVERCKEAQRDNAPVLYHYGAFGQRLKDGEEVDLLFRNRRATVSLGYIGLYEAATAFFGPNWETNPEAKEFTLEIVKALKAHTDAWGDEYGYHFSVYATPSESLTDRFCKLDIEKFGLVPDITEKEYYTNSFHYDVRKNPTPFEKIDFEKDYPVFSSGGFIHYCEYPVLRQNPKALEAVWDYAYDRVGYLGTNTPIDHCYKCGYDGEFTPTAKGFECPQCKNHDPQTCDVVKRTCGYLGNPQARPMVHGRHVEISSRVKHMPKLKERYALGVMEDE
- a CDS encoding M protein trans-acting positive regulator PRD domain-containing protein, which translates into the protein MRELLSKKSHRQLELLEILFENKRWFHISELAELLNSTERSVKDDLSHVRSSFPDLIFHSSTNGIRIINTDDSDIEMAYHHFFKHSTHFSILEFVFFNEGYDAESICKEFYISSSSLYRIISHINKIIKKQYHFEISLNPVRITGNEIDIRYFFAQYFSEKYYFLEWPFEDFSPDPLSQLLELVYKATSFPMNLSTHRMLKLLLVTNLYRIKFGHFLEVEKDSFNNQLLEFLMQEDEMEDIVKKFETEYNISLTKEVIGQLFVSYFQKMFFIDEKVFLKYTKTDIYVKKSYHLLGDLVDQVSKEYNIKVDNKDNLIWHLHNTAHLHRQELSTEFILFDQKGNTIKNFQNIFPRFVSDLKEGILHYLQTLDIDSSSMKVNHLAYTFITHSKHLVLNLLQNQPKLKVLVMSNFDQYHAKSVAETLSYYCSNNFELEVWNELELSIDSLKESPYDIIISNFIIPPIENKRLIYCNNINTVALISLLNAMMFIRLDD
- a CDS encoding phosphotransferase enzyme family protein translates to MTVVENPLKDAKVAYEYYELPGELVDIQPLGNGLINKTYQITHTQENKEKQYVLQAINHHIFPNVRGLMENIEKVTSYLREKYEAEGRDASRETLRVIRTKEGHLTANLDNGSYWRIYDSVENSYSLDKVENPQQFYITAKAFGRFAYDLNDFDASQLVEVIPQFHDTRNRYRQLEEAIREDRIGRVKEVQAEIDFIQSRKADCFLLYDLLDEGVLPLRVTHNDTKLNNIMFDSQTKEPLCIVDLDTVMPGLVLFDFGDSIRFGANDCAEDEPDLSKVNFDFDLYETYVKGFIEGTSGILTEAELEYLPWGARVITLEQGIRFLTDYINGDVYYQTSRPGQNLDRARTQLKLVQDMENSWDQMVQAVQNMK
- the alr gene encoding alanine racemase; protein product: MLEAIHRNTRVVVDLSIIKQNISKLKSKLNPSKQVYAVVKANAYGHGMIPVAKAALEAGVQGFCVANVDEALALREAGIMEPVLILGLSRVEDAPLLASNHITAAVDSVEWLLQAAPLLKEIPLKVHVAVDSGMGRIGVVNEKELTEVEAVLRNGPFEFEAMFTHFATADEEDTAHLTKQEEKFNGMIGELEERPPHIHCSNSAYAIWHSAGDSDIIRYGIGLYGINPSNGDLCVEDEELLTPALQWETEMVKVKKLEIGDTVSYGATYKAKEPQWVATLPIGYADGYIRAYNKGEVIVDGVRCPIIGRVCMDQCMVRLPHEYPVGTKVTLLGKNKEEEITAIELAKRADTIAYEVICMISDRVKREYING
- a CDS encoding flavocytochrome c — translated: MKKSLNVLLLSILSILLLFGCSTAKQSGKFEGVGTGKHGEIKVAVTITDAKITNIEVIEQGENKGLSEPVYEDLKEAIIAQNSADVDVVSGASATSEGYLAAVKDAITKSGIKLVASKQTKTKKSELPTEQTFDVVIVGSGGAGLSAAIEAAKAGKSVAIVEKMPTVGGNTLISGGEMNAPGNWVQKNLGITGDSVEAYYNDTMKGGDNIGDPKLVHLMAEKALESAEWLRDDVHVEFLSDQLFQFGGHSFKRALIPKGHTGAELVSKLKAKAEELGVKIFLNVKAEELIQDANGRVTGVKATDKTKKEVTFLATNGVVLTTGGFGSNVEMRKQYNKEYDERYKSTDTVGTTGDGIVMAQKAGAVLKNMEYIQTYPIANPKTGMISLLADTRFDGAILVNQEGKRFVEELDRRDVISKAILAQTGGYTYQIWNDKIDAISKTKEAHKAEYDELIREGLLVKADTIEEAAKFFDIDINNLKETIAKVNEYAKNKDDKDFHHRGGLVSLEEGPYYIQKAVPSVHHTMGGLVINEKAEVLNDKGEAIPGLYAAGELTGVIQGKNRLGGNAITDIITFGRIAGKEVSH
- a CDS encoding type II toxin-antitoxin system PemK/MazF family toxin, with product MVDKILRGDVFLADLSPVIGSEQGGKRPVLIIQNDVGNHFSTTVIVAAITAKNTKANIPTHIEIKKDQFGFERDSVVLLEQLRTIDKARILEKITQVDADFMNTINEGLKVSLGLE
- the acpS gene encoding holo-ACP synthase produces the protein MNHNEGDDKRMAIKGLGMDAVELSRIEKIVAEPKSFLGKVLTPKELEKYHTLPFKRKVEFLAGRFAAKEAYAKALGTGIGQHVSFQDIEVLNDATGKPVLVCERYSHQTWISITHTSHDAYAVVVLESN